One segment of Polyangiaceae bacterium DNA contains the following:
- a CDS encoding SRPBCC family protein, which produces MRVQFSERVGLDPKTVYSYFRTPEDWTRLYGAFGATRDLGDGWYAIGLRSFPFPLVAKIVTDEPERRVRWRFRGFWSGEGEVRLEPVEGGVVIDGFEDITPKGLSLLAPLVERWFLERRFRALWAAGFRRLRKQARGA; this is translated from the coding sequence ATGCGAGTGCAGTTCAGTGAGCGCGTGGGGCTCGATCCGAAGACGGTGTATTCGTACTTCCGCACGCCGGAGGATTGGACGCGGCTCTACGGGGCGTTCGGTGCGACGCGGGACTTGGGGGACGGCTGGTACGCCATCGGGCTGCGCAGCTTTCCGTTTCCGTTGGTTGCGAAGATCGTGACGGACGAGCCGGAGCGGCGAGTGCGCTGGCGCTTTCGGGGATTCTGGAGCGGAGAAGGCGAGGTGCGGCTCGAGCCCGTGGAGGGCGGCGTGGTGATCGACGGCTTCGAGGACATCACGCCCAAGGGGCTCTCGTTGTTGGCGCCCCTGGTGGAGCGCTGGTTTCTCGAGCGGCGATTCCGTGCGCTGTGGGCAGCGGGATTCCGACGGCTGCGCAAGCAAGCTCGAGGCGCCTAG
- a CDS encoding AraC family transcriptional regulator codes for MAALFFAYVEGRGADAGELLTASGLTREALSDVDGRIPLTSLYVLIEAAREALEDPCLGLHFATSLELADLDALGFLMITSATFGAALERMFRYQRMWAEGERYEQWVEGERVRVTYEQYGPARPAHVQMVQMAFCDFVVNGRRFIPELEFDSVHFRHPEPAEAGEYQATFGVPIEFGAAVDEVRFPSRLLDLALPDANEALCAFFDRYTRDKLDRLPGEQSVVARVRSLLRKLLPEGQVKVEHLAARMHMSTRTLQRRLGEEGTSLHAELDEVRRQQALYFLQAGVAISELSWLLGYSEPSAFHRAFKRWTNTSPEAWRSTHRASPG; via the coding sequence ATGGCGGCCCTATTTTTTGCCTACGTGGAGGGTCGGGGCGCCGATGCAGGTGAGTTGCTAACCGCGTCGGGCCTGACGCGGGAAGCGTTGTCGGACGTGGACGGCCGCATCCCGCTGACCTCGCTCTACGTGCTGATCGAAGCGGCGCGCGAGGCGCTCGAGGATCCTTGCTTGGGACTCCACTTTGCCACTAGCCTCGAGCTTGCCGACCTCGATGCGCTCGGCTTCTTGATGATCACGAGCGCTACCTTCGGGGCCGCACTCGAGCGCATGTTTCGCTATCAGCGCATGTGGGCAGAAGGTGAGCGCTACGAACAGTGGGTGGAGGGCGAGCGCGTGCGTGTCACCTACGAGCAGTACGGACCCGCTCGCCCCGCTCACGTGCAGATGGTGCAGATGGCGTTCTGTGACTTCGTGGTCAACGGTCGTCGCTTCATTCCGGAACTCGAGTTCGACAGCGTCCACTTCCGTCACCCAGAGCCGGCGGAGGCCGGCGAGTACCAGGCGACCTTCGGTGTTCCCATCGAGTTCGGCGCCGCCGTCGACGAGGTGCGCTTTCCGTCGCGTCTACTCGACCTCGCGCTGCCAGATGCGAACGAGGCATTGTGTGCCTTCTTCGATCGCTATACGCGAGACAAGCTCGATCGCCTCCCCGGAGAGCAGAGCGTCGTAGCGCGGGTTCGCTCGCTGCTGCGAAAGCTGCTGCCCGAGGGCCAGGTGAAGGTGGAGCACCTGGCCGCACGCATGCATATGAGCACGCGGACCCTTCAGCGACGACTCGGCGAGGAGGGAACGTCGCTGCATGCTGAACTAGACGAAGTGCGCCGCCAGCAAGCGCTGTACTTCCTCCAGGCAGGCGTGGCGATTTCCGAGCTCTCTTGGTTGCTGGGCTACTCGGAGCCGAGCGCGTTTCACCGCGCCTTCAAGCGCTGGACGAACACGTCGCCGGAAGCCTGGCGAAGCACGCATCGAGCTTCCCCTGGCTGA
- a CDS encoding FtsX-like permease family protein: MILRLALRNSLRNRRRTLLTAVAIAAGFALLIVFMGMGDGAHEKMAEIGVSMGLGDVVVHAQGYADDPTLDRLIRDPRPVADSIARMPGVVHVAPRLRTDALITSGATSVGVALSGVDPAVEHLVSRIDTQASMIAGSTLPQSHGPRPKSQLPPVVIGKQLAKTLGVELGDRVTLTLRPAGGGETRSGAYEVHGIFATGVAEIDAFWAEIPLDDAQRLAATGNGVSMLAVILDNISESALAAKHIESALSGKDVEVLPWAEAAPDLYAIIAVDEGGMYVMMIIVFIVVAAGILNALLMSVMERTREFGVLLSLGTTPSRVVAIVMSEAFVLGVVSLVIGLAFGLIGNHHYATAGIDVAGWVGSGMETSGIVLPKRFYSHLYPDKVLWSSLIVLGLVMLGAIYPALRAARLEPVEALRHE; the protein is encoded by the coding sequence ATGATCCTGCGACTCGCCCTCAGAAACTCGCTCCGAAACCGGCGACGGACGCTGCTCACCGCGGTGGCCATCGCCGCTGGCTTCGCGCTGCTCATCGTGTTCATGGGCATGGGTGATGGCGCCCACGAGAAGATGGCGGAGATCGGCGTCAGCATGGGGCTGGGTGACGTGGTCGTGCACGCCCAGGGCTATGCGGACGACCCGACGCTCGATCGCCTGATCCGAGATCCACGACCGGTCGCAGATTCGATTGCGCGCATGCCGGGGGTGGTGCACGTGGCGCCGCGGCTCCGAACCGACGCGTTGATCACGTCCGGTGCGACCAGCGTTGGGGTGGCGCTTTCCGGAGTGGACCCTGCGGTGGAGCACTTGGTTTCGAGGATCGACACGCAAGCGTCCATGATCGCCGGGAGCACCCTGCCCCAAAGCCATGGTCCTCGCCCGAAGAGCCAACTGCCCCCAGTGGTGATAGGCAAACAGCTAGCCAAGACCCTTGGGGTGGAACTCGGCGATCGCGTCACGCTGACGTTGCGTCCCGCTGGCGGCGGCGAGACCCGAAGCGGCGCCTACGAGGTGCACGGCATCTTCGCGACTGGCGTGGCCGAGATCGACGCGTTCTGGGCAGAAATTCCGTTGGACGACGCCCAGAGGCTCGCTGCCACGGGCAACGGTGTGTCCATGCTTGCAGTGATCTTGGACAACATCTCCGAGTCCGCCCTGGCCGCGAAGCACATCGAAAGCGCGCTGTCGGGCAAGGACGTAGAGGTGCTCCCCTGGGCAGAAGCAGCGCCGGATCTCTACGCCATCATCGCCGTGGACGAAGGCGGAATGTACGTGATGATGATCATCGTCTTCATCGTCGTAGCAGCAGGCATCCTCAACGCTCTGCTGATGAGCGTGATGGAGCGAACACGAGAGTTCGGGGTGTTGCTCTCGCTTGGAACCACGCCAAGTCGCGTCGTAGCCATCGTGATGAGCGAAGCGTTCGTGCTCGGCGTCGTGTCCTTGGTCATCGGGCTGGCTTTTGGACTGATTGGCAATCATCACTACGCCACTGCCGGCATCGACGTGGCCGGCTGGGTGGGTTCCGGCATGGAGACCAGCGGCATCGTCTTGCCAAAACGCTTCTACTCGCACCTCTATCCAGACAAGGTGCTGTGGAGTTCCCTCATCGTCCTCGGGCTGGTGATGTTGGGAGCGATCTATCCCGCGCTACGCGCTGCGCGGCTCGAGCCCGTGGAGGCACTGCGCCATGAGTGA
- a CDS encoding ATP-binding protein — MYVGDFRDGSGLDHMVSEVLADAVDEFLAGRCSRIEVTLEADGAITIEDDGRGMRTDLVNGRPFPETALTTRHDAPTLDGHAPHEHVGLRGVGLLPVCALSTYLTLDVRREGSHFRQRFERGQAVSALDRIAATRRTGTRITFLPDSEIFSLTSFDTGVIGRRLEELTYLLPGLEVTLQDHRQLHFHHPRGVAAWVDAQLRVDPNVTPSRTFEVQEQLEDIRVEAAASWGNQWHHALESFANINRTTAGGTHDRGLLLGMVAGLRSAAPEACRRKRTAKIEAALSSGLVAIVCVRLDDLEFGDPTRSRLATPRVRDIVKKVVAKSFDVYLRQEPELLRRLAEAVTKV, encoded by the coding sequence ATGTACGTCGGTGACTTCCGCGATGGTTCGGGACTTGACCACATGGTTTCGGAGGTCTTGGCCGATGCCGTGGACGAGTTCCTGGCAGGCCGTTGCTCGCGGATCGAGGTGACCCTCGAAGCAGACGGCGCGATCACCATCGAGGACGACGGGCGCGGCATGCGAACCGACCTCGTGAACGGCCGACCCTTTCCGGAGACAGCGCTTACGACGCGTCACGACGCCCCCACTTTGGATGGCCACGCACCGCATGAGCACGTCGGGCTACGCGGAGTCGGTCTCTTGCCGGTGTGCGCGCTCTCGACCTACCTCACGCTCGACGTGAGGAGAGAGGGCTCCCATTTCAGGCAGCGATTCGAACGGGGCCAGGCAGTATCCGCCTTGGATCGAATCGCGGCGACACGGCGCACGGGGACGCGCATCACGTTCCTTCCTGACTCCGAGATCTTCTCGCTGACCTCGTTCGACACCGGGGTGATTGGGCGGCGACTCGAGGAGCTGACGTATCTGCTTCCGGGACTGGAGGTCACGCTGCAAGACCATCGTCAGCTCCACTTCCACCACCCGCGGGGAGTCGCAGCCTGGGTAGACGCACAGCTTCGCGTCGATCCGAACGTCACCCCGTCGCGGACCTTCGAGGTTCAGGAGCAACTCGAAGACATCAGGGTAGAAGCGGCTGCCAGCTGGGGCAACCAATGGCACCACGCGCTCGAGAGCTTCGCCAACATCAATCGCACGACTGCCGGGGGAACCCACGACCGCGGCCTGCTGCTGGGCATGGTCGCTGGCTTGCGCTCCGCCGCCCCGGAAGCCTGCAGGCGCAAGCGTACTGCGAAGATCGAGGCTGCGCTTTCGTCAGGGCTCGTGGCGATTGTCTGCGTGCGACTCGACGACCTCGAGTTCGGTGACCCAACTCGGTCACGGCTGGCCACGCCCAGGGTGCGCGACATCGTCAAGAAGGTCGTCGCGAAGAGCTTCGACGTCTATCTGCGTCAGGAACCCGAGCTGCTTCGACGGCTGGCCGAAGCCGTGACGAAGGTGTAG
- a CDS encoding TetR/AcrR family transcriptional regulator, with translation MGRPKKFSREDIVTAALDLASREGPTGVTIAALARAAGAPTGSIYHRFSSREQILGELWLDTVEAFQSEFVSRTEDAGSVTDLADVAAGVVTWAREHRKEAKLLAVHHRRDFVPGAWPEALVQRASALEPALASTLRSAQKRVLCRAAKDGLARLRFALITAPLAALSSFPDLPRGLEDVVRDAALGVLEPRRGVSGRTRA, from the coding sequence GTGGGGCGCCCGAAGAAGTTCTCCCGCGAGGACATCGTGACGGCGGCGTTGGATCTCGCCTCCCGCGAGGGGCCGACGGGCGTGACCATCGCGGCGCTGGCGCGCGCTGCGGGAGCGCCGACGGGATCCATCTATCATCGTTTCTCCAGCCGAGAGCAGATCCTGGGCGAGCTGTGGCTCGACACGGTGGAAGCGTTTCAGAGTGAGTTCGTCAGCCGCACTGAAGATGCCGGGAGCGTCACTGACTTGGCCGACGTGGCGGCTGGCGTCGTCACTTGGGCCCGGGAACACCGGAAGGAGGCGAAGCTGCTGGCGGTTCACCATCGGCGAGACTTCGTGCCCGGCGCTTGGCCCGAAGCTCTGGTGCAACGGGCGTCAGCGCTGGAGCCGGCTCTCGCGTCCACGCTGCGAAGCGCACAGAAGCGCGTGCTCTGCCGCGCAGCCAAAGACGGCTTGGCTCGCCTGCGCTTTGCGCTGATCACGGCGCCGCTCGCCGCCCTATCGTCCTTCCCGGATCTGCCGCGTGGACTCGAAGACGTCGTGCGCGACGCCGCCCTCGGTGTGCTGGAGCCGCGGCGCGGGGTTTCGGGGCGAACGCGCGCGTAG
- a CDS encoding protein kinase: protein MAEVPRTIGRYALHTALARGGMATVHLARLLGPVGFSRTVAIKRLHASFAQDPEFVSMFLDEARLAARIRHPNVVPVLDVVALDGELFLVMEYVQGESLARLLRGFSRPIPVPIAARIAVDMLNGLHAAHEAKNERSEPLDIVHRDVSPHNILVGVDGIARVTDFGIAKAANRIQTTREGQLKGKLAYMAPEQLLEQPVDRRTDVYAASVVIWEALTGKRLFARDDPGATITRILQGQIAPPSSVAADVPAEVDEIVARGLTRESRDRFANAQEMALAIEHAVRLEPAARVGQWVAQVAATSLAERARAAAELETGSHGDAAGEIARAVTRDAEPETEDASSVASSSNSVAQVSSLTVARPRQTSRTPLIVIAGVIGAAALALIVATVWRTPAQAEDATASAPNAAPTAVPASAPSSTSPATAEPAASTSADSPSAPASAAASAPASASVSAAPGPPRPVVQRPASPRPAPKPAATPTPTEKKPGDFSSLTRE from the coding sequence ATGGCTGAGGTTCCGCGCACGATCGGGCGCTACGCGCTGCACACCGCGCTTGCTCGCGGGGGCATGGCCACGGTCCATCTTGCGCGCTTGCTGGGCCCCGTAGGCTTCTCCAGAACGGTCGCCATCAAACGCCTGCACGCCAGCTTCGCGCAGGATCCCGAGTTCGTCTCCATGTTCCTGGATGAAGCGCGACTGGCCGCGCGCATTCGCCACCCGAATGTCGTCCCGGTGCTCGACGTCGTGGCGTTGGACGGTGAGCTGTTCTTGGTGATGGAGTACGTGCAGGGCGAGTCGCTGGCTCGCTTGCTGCGCGGGTTTTCGCGACCCATTCCCGTGCCCATCGCGGCTCGCATTGCCGTGGACATGCTGAACGGGTTGCACGCCGCACACGAAGCCAAGAACGAACGCAGTGAGCCCCTCGACATCGTCCATCGTGACGTATCCCCGCACAACATCTTGGTCGGGGTCGACGGCATCGCGCGCGTCACCGACTTCGGCATCGCCAAGGCCGCGAATCGAATTCAGACCACGCGAGAAGGCCAGCTCAAGGGAAAGCTCGCCTACATGGCGCCTGAGCAACTCTTGGAGCAACCCGTCGATCGCCGGACCGACGTCTACGCGGCGTCCGTCGTGATCTGGGAAGCCCTCACGGGCAAGCGCCTCTTCGCCCGCGACGATCCTGGCGCGACGATCACGCGGATCTTGCAGGGGCAGATCGCACCGCCGAGTTCCGTTGCCGCGGACGTGCCGGCAGAAGTCGACGAGATCGTGGCGCGCGGACTGACGCGAGAATCCCGCGACCGCTTCGCGAACGCACAAGAGATGGCGCTTGCCATCGAGCACGCCGTACGGCTCGAACCCGCCGCTCGCGTCGGACAATGGGTGGCCCAAGTAGCGGCCACTTCCCTGGCGGAGCGCGCTCGAGCGGCCGCGGAGCTCGAGACCGGATCTCACGGCGACGCCGCCGGAGAAATCGCGCGCGCCGTGACTCGCGACGCCGAGCCCGAGACCGAGGACGCATCCAGCGTCGCAAGCTCCTCCAACTCCGTTGCTCAAGTGTCGAGTCTCACCGTCGCGCGCCCGCGCCAAACCAGCCGCACGCCGTTGATCGTGATCGCCGGTGTGATCGGAGCGGCCGCCCTCGCGTTGATCGTCGCAACCGTGTGGCGCACTCCCGCCCAGGCGGAGGACGCTACCGCGTCTGCGCCCAACGCGGCTCCCACAGCTGTACCCGCCTCGGCACCCTCCTCCACGTCACCAGCCACAGCCGAACCCGCTGCGTCGACGTCCGCGGATTCCCCCAGCGCGCCCGCTTCCGCCGCTGCATCTGCTCCCGCATCCGCGTCCGTGTCTGCCGCGCCCGGACCACCGCGTCCCGTGGTGCAACGTCCAGCGTCGCCCCGACCCGCGCCCAAGCCCGCCGCAACGCCCACGCCAACAGAAAAGAAGCCCGGCGACTTCTCCAGCCTCACGCGCGAGTGA
- a CDS encoding DUF4386 domain-containing protein has product MGIATILTSIVVTELLSGEGRMATLPSQQRDALVGAILGARTTGMDLVLVLIGVGGTIFCLLLFTSRLLPRWLSAWGVVTYLSMLALGLLSLVWQDHPHSLEAIFYGPGALFELTIGGWLLTKGVDKEKWRALADARVGSADAS; this is encoded by the coding sequence GTGGGCATCGCGACCATCCTGACGAGCATCGTGGTCACCGAGTTGCTGAGTGGTGAGGGGCGGATGGCAACCCTGCCTTCACAGCAACGCGACGCTCTGGTGGGAGCGATTCTCGGCGCCCGAACGACTGGGATGGACCTCGTGTTGGTTCTGATCGGCGTCGGCGGCACGATCTTCTGCCTTCTGCTCTTCACGTCCAGGTTGCTGCCGCGATGGTTGTCCGCGTGGGGAGTCGTGACCTACCTGTCGATGCTCGCTCTCGGCTTGTTGAGCCTGGTTTGGCAGGACCATCCGCATTCGCTCGAGGCGATCTTTTACGGTCCCGGCGCGCTCTTCGAGTTGACCATCGGCGGCTGGCTCCTGACCAAGGGCGTCGACAAGGAGAAGTGGCGAGCGCTCGCCGATGCTCGGGTAGGGAGTGCCGACGCGAGTTGA
- a CDS encoding SRPBCC family protein, whose product MKDVIQREITIKASKQRVYDAIANPEKVTKWFPQTLDGEYKVGAQPVFGFGEHGKNRISVVAAQPHEYFAYRWVPGANHYLGDMSAVATTLVEFRIAEQADGTCKVTLTESGFSSLPAETMEPAFKQNSGGWDFMLGRLEKYFEATSSD is encoded by the coding sequence ATGAAAGACGTCATCCAACGCGAAATCACGATCAAGGCCTCGAAGCAGCGCGTCTACGACGCGATCGCCAACCCAGAGAAAGTCACGAAGTGGTTTCCCCAAACTCTCGACGGTGAATACAAGGTCGGGGCGCAACCCGTGTTCGGGTTTGGCGAGCACGGCAAGAATCGGATCAGCGTCGTGGCCGCTCAGCCCCACGAGTACTTCGCGTACCGCTGGGTGCCGGGAGCCAATCACTACCTCGGTGACATGTCCGCCGTCGCCACCACCCTGGTCGAATTCCGGATCGCCGAGCAGGCTGACGGAACTTGTAAGGTGACGCTCACGGAGTCAGGCTTCTCGAGCCTCCCGGCGGAAACCATGGAGCCCGCGTTCAAGCAGAACTCCGGCGGCTGGGACTTCATGCTCGGCCGGCTCGAAAAGTACTTTGAAGCCACATCCAGTGATTGA
- a CDS encoding helix-turn-helix domain-containing protein produces the protein MIEAEIYKALGDPIRLEIVRRLATRSTSTVGELSADLGISRQGARKQLQVLVDANVVHLEQRGRQTDVTLNTKTLAVAQAFIAKLERQWDNRLAALKKYVEESE, from the coding sequence GTGATTGAAGCGGAGATCTACAAGGCGCTGGGCGATCCAATTCGATTGGAGATCGTCCGAAGGCTCGCCACGCGGTCCACCAGCACCGTGGGCGAGCTTTCCGCGGACCTCGGCATCTCGAGGCAAGGAGCCAGGAAGCAGCTTCAGGTTCTCGTCGACGCCAACGTCGTGCATCTCGAACAGCGCGGCCGGCAAACCGACGTCACCCTGAACACGAAAACCCTCGCCGTCGCCCAAGCCTTCATCGCAAAGCTGGAGCGCCAGTGGGACAATCGACTCGCCGCGTTGAAGAAGTACGTCGAAGAGTCGGAGTGA
- a CDS encoding PQQ-binding-like beta-propeller repeat protein, whose amino-acid sequence MARLVAVKCPNCGAGIKLEPRVEVVNCVYCHRSSFVEWPGRTPAPEPRRALPADTAVIHVQPQRSRVGVYVSLAAVMLLAGGVVFLLSGGSFGTKLGERAIMLSRSTHLVDANGDGTVDVVTWFNTFVPGSDVSTRLGVFDGRDGTELWRTEPQGDDWHEGATHVSGDLLLHAKGDGTLHALAVRSGKAQWKAALGERVETFCTGAAGKTRVRTQDGVTHEIDLASGNVSPSSEACLRRRREGPVGANWIDASEMGMAWSSDSPESQALRAAFGLGQADYEVISKHPNFQLTSVMTRAGSPVIVLGYRAPGTSVQQVGAYAKGKLLWLSDFAPTQPLTATQGTPELVTLAPARVLIAYEQSGRFHVACLDETNGRRLWDVALAEGAEVDKLTASNRHVFATGGWKLRALALASGEQVFEIGHR is encoded by the coding sequence GTGGCTCGGCTGGTTGCGGTGAAGTGTCCGAACTGCGGCGCGGGCATCAAGCTCGAACCGCGGGTCGAAGTCGTCAACTGCGTCTACTGCCACCGGAGCTCCTTCGTGGAGTGGCCAGGTCGCACGCCTGCTCCCGAGCCTCGCCGCGCGCTGCCCGCGGACACTGCAGTCATTCACGTGCAGCCGCAGCGCTCGAGAGTCGGTGTGTATGTCAGCCTCGCCGCTGTCATGCTCCTGGCCGGCGGAGTCGTCTTCCTGCTCTCGGGTGGTAGTTTCGGAACGAAGCTGGGCGAGCGAGCGATCATGCTGAGCAGGTCGACGCACCTGGTCGATGCGAACGGGGACGGAACCGTCGATGTCGTGACTTGGTTCAACACCTTCGTACCGGGCAGCGACGTGTCCACGCGCCTTGGCGTTTTCGACGGCCGCGACGGCACGGAGCTGTGGCGTACCGAGCCCCAAGGCGACGACTGGCACGAAGGTGCCACGCACGTCAGCGGCGATCTTCTCCTGCACGCCAAGGGTGACGGCACGCTGCACGCGCTAGCCGTGCGATCCGGCAAAGCGCAGTGGAAAGCCGCCCTCGGCGAGCGTGTCGAAACCTTTTGCACGGGCGCTGCGGGCAAAACGCGCGTGCGCACGCAGGACGGCGTGACTCATGAGATCGACCTCGCGAGTGGGAACGTGTCGCCAAGTAGCGAGGCGTGCTTGCGTCGACGCAGGGAAGGGCCCGTTGGAGCAAACTGGATCGACGCCTCCGAGATGGGCATGGCTTGGTCGAGCGACAGCCCGGAAAGCCAAGCACTCCGCGCCGCCTTCGGCCTCGGGCAGGCAGACTACGAAGTCATCAGCAAGCACCCCAACTTCCAGCTCACGAGCGTGATGACGCGAGCAGGCTCGCCGGTGATCGTCCTCGGCTACCGCGCACCTGGCACGAGCGTGCAGCAGGTGGGCGCCTACGCCAAAGGCAAGTTGCTGTGGCTTTCGGACTTTGCGCCGACGCAGCCCCTTACCGCGACCCAGGGCACGCCGGAGTTGGTGACCCTTGCGCCCGCGCGCGTGCTGATCGCCTATGAGCAAAGCGGCCGGTTCCACGTGGCCTGTCTCGACGAAACCAATGGCCGACGCCTGTGGGACGTCGCCCTTGCCGAGGGCGCGGAGGTCGACAAGCTGACGGCAAGCAACCGGCACGTGTTTGCCACAGGTGGATGGAAGCTACGAGCGCTCGCGCTGGCATCGGGCGAGCAAGTGTTCGAAATCGGGCACCGCTGA
- a CDS encoding FtsX-like permease family protein has translation MTPALLLCIAWRNLGRNRRRSLIAGGGIALGVGMCIASFGVMDGMSSDMIRSITDVQLGHVQVHEPGFSARPKLELAFDQEATRTKTLEGAAGVEGASPRVLAWALADTGSKSAGVQLMGVNPLREARVTQLDRRLNWGSYLPEAPTPWPAAKALSAEEKELDQELTDREVAAAEREIEGLDTEGVDAAGETRDVAADTKALVQRVAPKPSAPPPLLLGDKLARKLHVEPGSRVSLMTQDSGGDPVNVEFRVIGILHTGDSALDANRAVANLTDVQRMLRLEDRAHELAVRLVDPGAAAEVAATLARDPNLQRLEVKTWKELRPDVMAMVQTNSALTAMMVAIIFAVAAIGVADTIMMAVFERRRELGVLKAIGMRPASIMGLITIETFLLGLSASLVGVILGVGVDLYLSRVGIPLTSLSDFSMAGASIPPVIHATLTVQGVALPFVMMLAMALVSALWPASAAARVEPVLAMQER, from the coding sequence ATGACCCCGGCGCTCCTGCTCTGCATCGCGTGGCGGAATCTGGGACGCAACCGAAGGCGCTCGCTGATCGCTGGGGGCGGCATCGCCCTCGGTGTGGGCATGTGCATCGCGAGCTTCGGAGTGATGGACGGCATGAGCAGTGACATGATCCGCTCCATCACCGACGTGCAGCTCGGCCACGTGCAAGTGCACGAGCCGGGCTTCTCCGCGCGTCCGAAACTGGAGCTCGCCTTCGACCAAGAAGCCACGCGTACGAAGACGCTCGAGGGCGCGGCCGGTGTCGAGGGAGCGAGTCCCCGAGTGTTGGCCTGGGCACTGGCAGACACCGGTAGCAAGTCTGCCGGTGTACAGCTGATGGGTGTAAATCCGCTGCGGGAAGCGCGCGTGACCCAGCTCGACCGGCGTTTGAACTGGGGGTCATACCTGCCCGAAGCGCCCACGCCGTGGCCGGCGGCCAAAGCCCTGAGCGCGGAGGAAAAGGAACTCGATCAGGAGCTGACGGATCGCGAGGTCGCGGCCGCGGAACGCGAGATCGAGGGACTCGACACGGAAGGCGTCGATGCCGCGGGCGAGACGAGGGACGTGGCGGCAGACACCAAGGCGCTCGTTCAGCGAGTCGCACCCAAGCCCAGTGCTCCGCCCCCTTTGTTGCTCGGGGACAAACTGGCGCGGAAGCTCCACGTGGAACCAGGTTCGCGGGTGAGCCTGATGACGCAGGACTCGGGAGGCGACCCCGTCAACGTGGAGTTCCGCGTGATTGGGATCTTGCACACGGGCGACTCGGCGCTGGATGCCAACCGCGCCGTTGCGAACCTAACCGACGTGCAGCGCATGCTCCGCCTCGAGGATCGCGCGCACGAACTCGCCGTCCGTCTGGTCGATCCCGGCGCCGCTGCTGAAGTGGCGGCAACGCTGGCGCGGGATCCAAACCTGCAGCGCCTGGAGGTGAAGACCTGGAAAGAGCTGCGTCCCGACGTGATGGCGATGGTTCAAACCAACAGTGCACTCACCGCCATGATGGTCGCCATCATCTTCGCTGTCGCGGCCATTGGCGTGGCCGACACCATCATGATGGCGGTATTCGAACGGCGTCGCGAGCTTGGCGTGCTCAAGGCCATCGGCATGCGTCCGGCCTCGATCATGGGGCTGATCACGATCGAGACGTTCTTGCTAGGGCTCTCAGCTTCATTGGTTGGTGTGATCCTGGGAGTAGGCGTCGACCTGTACCTTTCGAGGGTTGGGATTCCGCTGACGAGCCTGAGCGACTTCAGCATGGCCGGAGCATCGATTCCGCCGGTCATCCACGCCACGCTGACGGTTCAAGGCGTGGCGCTGCCCTTCGTGATGATGCTGGCCATGGCGCTGGTTTCCGCGCTGTGGCCGGCCTCGGCCGCGGCCCGGGTGGAGCCGGTGCTCGCAATGCAGGAGCGCTAA
- a CDS encoding outer membrane lipoprotein-sorting protein, with the protein MHSLLSLLVGLTVLFSTAPAGAEEVETLVRRADHALRGKTTAALMTMRVHTKSFDRSYSMVYWADERAGSRALVKILGPARWRGHGTLKVGGRLSLYDPSNDKITVLSSSMLGDSWMGSHFTNDDLVKETDLAKDYRSKLLKTWAKGDARFYRVRLTPTPRAPVAWDHIVVEMFEQSSDVIPTRQEYYKRANAAKPTRVLTLSDVQEMSGRRVPTKLVIRVASKPGEYTELRYKKLKFDSKIPADKFSERALRN; encoded by the coding sequence ATGCACTCGCTCCTCTCTCTCTTGGTGGGCCTGACCGTCCTCTTCTCGACTGCGCCCGCAGGCGCCGAAGAAGTCGAGACCCTGGTGCGGCGGGCGGACCACGCCTTGCGCGGCAAGACCACGGCCGCCCTGATGACAATGCGAGTGCACACCAAGAGCTTCGACCGCAGCTACAGCATGGTGTACTGGGCGGACGAGCGAGCTGGAAGCCGTGCACTCGTGAAAATCCTGGGCCCAGCGCGCTGGCGCGGGCACGGCACGCTCAAAGTGGGTGGTCGCTTGTCGCTGTACGATCCTAGCAACGACAAGATCACAGTCCTCAGCAGCAGCATGCTGGGAGACAGCTGGATGGGCAGCCACTTCACCAACGACGACCTGGTGAAGGAGACCGATCTGGCCAAGGACTACCGCTCCAAGCTGCTGAAGACGTGGGCGAAAGGCGACGCGCGCTTCTATCGAGTGCGGTTGACTCCAACCCCGAGGGCGCCCGTTGCTTGGGATCACATCGTGGTGGAAATGTTCGAGCAGAGCTCGGACGTGATCCCTACACGGCAGGAGTACTACAAGCGGGCGAACGCGGCGAAGCCGACGCGCGTGCTCACCTTGAGCGACGTGCAAGAGATGAGCGGCCGACGCGTGCCCACGAAGCTGGTGATCCGAGTGGCGAGCAAGCCCGGTGAGTACACCGAGTTGCGCTACAAGAAGCTGAAGTTCGATTCCAAGATCCCCGCGGACAAGTTCAGCGAGCGGGCGCTGCGAAACTAG